AACAGAATTTTTCTATCACAGCCTCAAAACTAAACACCCATACCAAACTCAACCTAATGGATATATTAAGAAGCATCAAACAgataaaacaagaagagaagctaatctgcggacaaaaaaaaaaagaaaaagaagagaagctaatCTCTTACCTGCAACGGATGATCACAGGAACAGGCTTAAGAGCCTTTGGACCATTTCTTATCCCTCTCTTGTGTTTAGAAATCTGCATGTTTCATCAAGAACAGCTTCAATTAACACTATCATTCTCCAAGGAGCCATTAAAAATTACACATTTTCATTCACATGTGAACCTAAAGGAAGTAAGGAACCAAATCAACTTAAACCCAAAGATACACAAGCAAATGGAAAAACAATGGACActcaaaaacacacaaagagaCAACATTTCTTAGATAGATTCTATAGAAGAAGCAATCTAGCACTTAGTATCTCAATTGCATAATCAACTAATAAGTCCTATAGTGCACCTTCCTAAAACCCTAGATAAACCCTGACTCCGTCAAAAAAGCTAACCCTAGATACCAcaataaatcaaaaccctaagaaattttatcatttcagAAGTGGAAAACGAAAGGAGAAAACTAATTAAGGGACTGAGAGTTCTTTGACCTTCTTCTTAGGCACAGCCATTAGCTCCATGGATCCATTAAAAGCAAAACTAGGAAGCCCGAACCCGAAGCTCTTTTCTTCGATCAAACCCGGTTGATTCTGATCGAACTCAGGTAAAACCAGCGGCGGCATAGAAATCGGGCGATCAAAAGCTCCGTTCAAGGGGGAAGGCATCGCAGCGACATGACTTAAGCTTCGGGTTTCCAAAATGCGACAGGACTCAACCGCGGCGCGTTTTAGCGATGTCAATCTCAACGCCATTGATGCAGTTTCTCCAAAGCTATAGCTGACGGAAGTGAAGACTAGTAGAAGAAACCCAAAAGAGGTGAAAATTTATCAAGGCAAATGTATTTACGAAACGGCTGCGTTTTGACATACGAACCATACAATTGCTCTGTTAACCGATTTTAGACCGTAATTTAGAGTGTGATGTACCCGGTTTAATTCATGAACCATGAGGTTTTATCAAATCGAGCCATTTCTGAAACCCTTGTGTCTTCGTCGTCTCTGGTAAAACAATAACAGATCaagcgaagaagaaaagtgaagaagcTCAGCAACAATGTCGTGGATGAAAGGTGATTTACTTTCCAAAACCAGGAGGCTTGTTGGTGGCTTAGCTACACGAGAGCCTGTTTGGCTTAAAGCCATGGAAGCGTAACCCTCTCTTCTCCCATTTCTATTTCTCCAAATGATTTGGCTCGATTGATCAATTTGATACTTCCTTATTGAATCATCCGTTAATGGGTTTCTAATTCGGATGCAATTGAATTCTAATCGCAcaaaaagttgagattttgGCATCTGTGAATTAGGATTTTGAGGGTTTTGTTGAAATGAGTGTTCTgtgatttggttttaatggCAGATCACCACCTCCTGTGTTTCCTCGCTCCAATGGAAAAATCCAGAAGATTGTTCTCCCTGAGGATCCTTACGTTCGTAAATTCGCTAATAAGCATCCTGGAACCAAAATTGATGACCCTGCCAAGTAAAATTCTCAACTTTTTATATCTCTGCATTTGTATCAAAGATAGTTTGATGATTATGTTATGAGTTAGTTCTTCATAAAGCTTATTCTGATATGCATCACTATAGAAAGAAGTTTAATTTCAAACAATTTTGTCTTGAACCCATTACTATAAGCACGTGTCACTCTTAAATTCTGATTCAATGGGAGAGTTTCACCATTTTTCATTCTGTATCTATCTCCCTCTCATTGCATCATCTTCAATTACCTAGGATATCAGCATTTATTCCAGATCAAGCACGTGTGTATGGTTGCCGGGTACTTGAATTGAAGGAGCATGGCATCAGTGAGGGTGACGCCATGTCTGTAGCTAATGTACgtattttcttttcacagTCTATGATTAGCTACGATACTTGAATAGATATGAATCGTAGTACCGCTGCTGTTGATGCCGTTTCTTTGAACATGGGAGATGTTATTCTTCGAACTTGCTGagtttgtgttttgatgatttttcagATGGAATATCTTTCagagagaaaggaaatgaAGAAAGCATACAAACGCTTAAAGGAGCTTGCGGTAATGCAAGATAAGGATCCACCTCCTAAACCGTATCCTAGTGCCAAGAAAGGGTTAATAACTCAATCGAAGACATCCGCTAAGGATCGCTTCCAGACTCCTAGCGTCCGCAGGCTAGTTAACCAGttgaaaaatgagaaagatgTGTTGCTGCAAGACAGAACCGGAGGAAGTGCTAATCAGGATAATTGGATCGACGAATAAATTACTCAAAATcatcgttttctttttatgcACACTACTCATCCAATTTCTTTGTAGAACTGGCTTTTTTCATATATGACATTCTTTGACTACAAATGTTTTGCAACAAAACAAGTGTTATTTCCATTTGAATGTCTTTGTAATAATATCATTGGATGTTTCCTTCCATGAGGCAAGGAATtacagaaaaccaaaatggtTACTCTCTCTATTGATCCTACAAGCAATTAGTTTCAACATTTGTAACTTGTTACTCTATGCCAAGAAGAGTCTTCATTGCCTTCTTTTTCGATACCACTTTGCCATAAACCCCCTTCCCTAGCTTCATGattttctccatctccacAATGTTACTGAAACCTCCatgcttcttcatcatccctTCCACAGccatcttcatcaatctctcATCACTTCCAACAACATCAGAGACACTATCCACCACAACTTCCATTGTTGGTATCTTCCTTCCCCACCTTTTCATAAGTCTCTCTGAGTTATAAATCTCATCATAAACTCCCCAATAAGATGCTCTCAGCAACCCTTTATCTTTCCCTTTTACCTTCCATCTCTTCATCCCTTCCTCCACCATATAAACCGCGTTCCCTGCATCTACGCCTCTCTCTAAACCCATTTCAAACTCTCTAACCTCCTGGTTGGTAGCATACAAGACACTCTCAAACTTGCATCTACTGCATCCGCAACAAAACCCCCATGACTCAGCCATCTCTTTCCGTTTTTCCAATGGAGAAAGCACATCAAAGTAAGCAAAGCTAATCTCTTCCCCTGTTTTGATATCTCTCGAGGCATGAACAATCACGTAGTCTCCAACGTGAAGACGTCTTGCGTTAGGGATACACGAGTGGTTGATGAATGAAGCTAAAGTCCATAGCCCTACACCGTAATACTCTTTGTTCTTCCCCATAACTTTACCTGAAACCGCATCTTCCACCAGAGAATTCACATCCAAGATACTCAACAACTTCTCTGTATCCAAACTCTGTTTCCAGTCACCACAAGTTTCAAATGCTTCATCAGGTCTAAACAGAGCTATCTCAGGAATCTCCAGACTATCTTCACCTTGTCCAGTGGACAAAGCGGAGACAACTCGACGAGTCCTACCGCATTTTCTCACGGATTCAGTAACCTCTTCAACGAAGTTCTTCCACATGATCAACTGCGCTTTTTCCCCACACTCTCCATTTCCTAAGATCCCTCTCTCAATCGCAACCGCCTTTGTAACTAAAACCAAAGTACCAGCAACAATGTTCTTCGTAGCAAACAATCCACGCCCACTAAGCTCAGATTTCTTAATCTCAATCGACCCAATAAACTCAGCAAGCTCAGGACATTTCCCACGAAACTCACTTAAGATCCAATCAGACAAATCAAAAGCTCCAGTCTTTGCCTGAAACTCAAGCTTCTTACATTTCTCTATATACACAGTAACAGTCTCCAAGTTATCACTCGCTTGTGGATCGAGCAAAGCCGTTTTAAAACATTCCAAAGCCAAAGAGTATTTGCTCAATCCAAGCAAAACTTTACCTTTACAAAGAAGAGTCTTGAAATGAGTCTTCTCGATTTCAAGTGCTTGATCACAATCCCTCATTGCTTCCAAAAAATCTCGTAGCCTAGCTCTTGCCTCAGCTCGATTACATAGAGCCAAACAGAGAGATTTCCGGAGCTTAGCAATCGAATCCGGATCCGGGTCGGATCCACCAGTACTTGAGACTTGCCTCCGAGAGAGATCGATGAACTCCGTGTAAACTTTTATAGATTCTTCCCATTCTtctcgaagaagaagctccGTTGCTTTAGATCTCAAGCTCTGCAACAGCTCCAGTGGCCCGTCTCTATCTTCCTCTAGCTCGAATTGCTCTCCTCTCATTGCTATTTCTTTGAGATCAATTagtaaaaaaagttttggattttggctTTGATTTACGAAATTTGTGAATTGTTACTTAAATGGTAGAGTTTTGTAACGGTCGGATTTGCCTTTTTTTTACACTATGGTTTTGTCCCCACATGATGTAACGGTCATGAACTACATAAATAATCAGCAAAAATTCAGAATTTGACATTACTTTAGCTGATTAATTAGTCCATTCTATTAAACTTATAACAATTTACTAATTGTAATTTAGTTAGCCATATGAGCTGTTTTTTAACCGCTTAACATAAATGTGTATCATTAACCAAGCAAAAGTGTCTTTCACAAGTGAATCCctgtttgttttgtaaaactaGTGATCACATTGCCTTGAGAAACAGCCAAGCCTATACCTGTTCTTCCACCATTACCAACACCTCTATAATACAATCTCCATTGATGATCAGAATCTCCATCCATCTCAATCAAATATGGACACCCAACTCCTTCGTTATCCCACGCACCGCCTTCACCAACCGCGATCACCGCTTCCTCGTCTTGCACTCGTTTCCAATCTTTAATCCCGTCTTTCGAAACCGCGAAGCCTATGCTCGTCTTCCCGGTTCTATCTACACCTTCATAAGCCATCACATAACTCTCATCTCTCTTGTTCCTTGTCACACAAGGATATCTTCCTCCAAGCTCATCGAAGAAACCTAATCCATCCTTTTCGGATTTTCTTCCTCCTAAGATCTTTCCCAATTTTAACCACTTGATCCCATCTCTAGACCTCGCCATCCCAATGCAGAATTCACCGGTTTTCTCATCGAATGAATGGTAATACATCCGTAAATCGCCATCTCCATGGAAAACTACATGTGGAGATGCAATATAGAGAAAGTCCCAATCTTTTTCAGACCCAACATCAAACAATGCCCCACTATGATGCTCACCTTCAATTCTAGCCCAATGCCTACCATCTTGACTAATAGCTAACCCTGGAAGTGACCTATaataaaccctagatttctCCGCATTCTCATCACAAAGGTGAAACCTTTCCGGATTTCCCAACACGGACGTAAAATCTTGGGATTGAAACTCAACAGTCTCCTTAGTGTAGCCAGTGTAATACATCCAGTAAACAGAGCTATTAGCTCTGACTTTAGAACTCGACATTATCACAACCTCACCGGGTCTAACACTTGCAGTATCAAATCCCCACCAGTCTTCACCACAGCTCATAACCAAACCCACATCTTCGCTTGACTCAACTTTACCATTTCCTCTTTCCCAATGAATCCCATTGTTGGAAACCGCTAATCCGATAGAATCAGAAACAGGGTTCTGCTTTGAGCTTCCATGGTACCACATGTACCATCTCTCTTCGTTATCGCTTAGAAATCTCTTCACAACCGGAGAGCCAATCTCCTCACTGTGCCACGAATCTTTAGAGACGCCAAGATCAAAAACTAGCCCTCTCTTCAAAGAGATCGATGAATCTTGACCTGCTTCTCTACTTTTTGTGGTGGAACATCTTGTGATTGTGAGCGTGAAAGGAGAAACACGTTTGTTCCGGTATGTAGGGAATCGAAGTGAGAGAGTTGATAATCGCCTGTAAGGTTGAACTGTTCTCGAGGCAGTGACAATGGAGGGATTTACAGCAGTAGCTTCCATGGCTcgaaaaaaatctgaaagcaAGTTGCTCTGCTCTGATTGAAGTGAAATGCAACGGGCCACAGATTTTGTTTGGATGACTTTGCCAATAGTGAAGTTCAAATATAACACGTGTCTGTTTCTTAGTGGTGAACTAAATGAGAAAATCTTTGTCCGGAAAAGATTGGGTAATCAAGATATCTTATTAAGCCCACTTAATTAtaacttataatttataaGTAACTACTGAATTATTAATCcacttaattataaaattggtAAATTAGCagaaattcaatttttattgaatttcTGCTAATTTACCAATTCTGTAAAACTACTAGTTAAGGAGAAAAAACACAATGTCGGAATAAAAACTTACCTTCGCCGCACATCATGTTTTACGGAGATAgcagaaaaagataaaatctaGGTTTGTTAAGACTATGAAACACCAATTTCAAGACTCAAAAGTAAATTGTAATTGTTTTGGCAATCCAATTGTGGCTAAGTAGTTAAATGAATAATTATCTACTCGGTAcaaattgatttgattgtaGACTTGAGACGGCACGACCGTACTAATGTGGTTTAACTTAGGTAATTCATAAGAttgaccaaaaccaaaagcgCATATAACACTAAGTTATGATTGATTTATTGAAAACCTCAagtttaatttctttcaaaatccaaattaaagtcagaatttaaaatctaaaaaaggctcactttttctttacaaTAAGTTTTTTCAACCTCCAAACTTATGAGATTTCAATgtctttctttaaaaaaaaactttgtattaAAGCTTTGTTAGTTGAGAATTGGTTTAGCTACCCAAAACTGTCAATGCTATACTGTTATTCATatgtttcttacaaaactGGTCCCGAATCAAAGATAGCCATAATTCTTAATTAAATCTGTGTTTATAGCTACGTCTAATGAATGATAGTGCCAACTAGCTATTAGCTATGACTCTTTGAATATGTTAGAAAAGAGACCGAAACATGTCTTTTTATTCAACCAAATCATCAGTGACAACAGGCAACTATGTTATGATGTAATTTTGGAtgtaaacaattaaataatattccCACCATTTGTAACttagatatttataaataaaactgaattacaaaatatagatGTTTCTTTTCTATACAAGAAATAAATCTAGATAAGAaatgaataatattataacatCATATTCATCCCAATGAATTTTCATTTCACTAGAAAATTATAGGAAAAGATAAGGAAACAACAACTATCAATTTACAATAAATGGCACGACGATGAAGGTTGTTTTCCAAAAGGAGAGATGAGGACTGATATGTTAATCTTGTCTGGCTATTAAGGAATTTTAGATGATAAGCTATTTTCATTGTCGATATACATTTAAGTTTTCGAGaaaaataattctttaaaAGATGATATACAAACCATGTATATTTTTGATCGCTATCTAATTTGTTTAGCGACAAACATATTTGGTATTTGTAGcccataccaaaaaaaaaattggtattaactacatatatgtataaactTATTGATTAAAAACATCTTTCAGGGCTACAATTTCAACTAAAAGTAGTAAGGTAATGTGGCTAATTGGTCATGGGGACGATCCAAATTTcctattttaaagaaaaaaggtaaTCGGGTGATGTTGGTTTAATAGAATGTTAGTTTGTCAAAGAGAACATGTGAAAGCTggtctaatttttttttcttatatatgtgGAGAAGACATGAGAACATGTCACTCTATCTTTGGAAGAGACAAATTAGTAATTCAATTAGAGAAATTGGTTTAACTAACTCAATTTAGCAATAAAGAGCCATGACAAAAATAAGAGCCGTAACCAAATTATGTGAATATGATTTCAGCACGTGATGTGGACTTTTGAGTTTGACACTTATTGGGAATCCTTTCATATCTAGTGATTTATTATCACTACGTCACCCAcgttatgaaaataaataatcttaTACTGTTATACATTAATACATACGTCAataagaaccaaaattttattctcCTGCTTGACGGTTATATCTTTAGCCAAAAGGATCGGTGCTTCCAAGATCTACAAAGACACCTCGTGACAAAGATGCCATCGCTTCGACGAAGATGCTCCGTTTATGCCTTTGTAGCATACGGTTTGGCCCTCAAGAAAACATTCTTAAATgcttgttttgcttctttgaacAGTTTATTTTCCCAAAATTCCTTCTAGTGAGTGGTATGGATGATCAAGACTTGTCGGTATTGCAAGGTTTTACTTCCCGGCTTATAGTCCCCTTTGCCTTTGTGGTAGAGTTTGTAACCTTTGGGGTTACTATGAATGCGATCAAGCAAGAAGTAGTGAAGCTTGTACTTGTATGTCGATCTCTTATGTgctctttctttgatttgtatCTTATCTATCATTCGTTTAACCATTTTTTGGTAACCTTTTTGGCAATTGTTGccttttttctttgcatttccTTTGTTATGGAtgtattttcttctcttgtatTAGAGGTTGCTGTGACTCTTTAATCTAATGAAAGTCATAtgtttgcccaaaaaaaaaaaaaagaaccaaaattttatagaAGTGCCGTTACATGATGAGTTAGAATTTCTATTGCATGAAATTAATCCTAAATCTGAGCCCACATAATTTAGCACTCAATACCCCCtttattacttttaatttGGGTTGGTTATCCCATCCCATCAATTAAGAGTATTGGTTATCTCGATTTTGATCGCTTAATCGatagttatatacttatatgtTAAGAAATTAAGAATCTCATTATATGTCCTTTGTCATAAGATCGAACatatgaagaaaatagaaGGACGAgataatttgtttgattttgaaaagttgaaaagtTTCAGAAAGTGTATATTTTTGGTCCTTGCAAAATACTTATTTGTTGTTCATATGGACTTTATGGTTTATAACTCTCTCTTTGGTGTTTTTTAAAGGAGTATTCCGGCCGAAACTCGACTAACCTCCTGAACGAATGTAGATTGTGGAGTAGCTATTTCATTAACAAATTCTAATACCTAATTTGAGTGGcaaacaaaagtaaagagTTCGAATTGACGTTATGCCGCCTCCACGTCTTTTACCATTAGGACACTTCCATTTGGTTTACTCCGTTTGGTAGTCTATCAACCTCTGAAGTGATTCTGACTTCTGAGGTGATTAGTAACATTAGTTTAGGCCTATTAGTGATCTTTAGTTAAGCTTTTAGTAGAGTCTAGTAATTCTCTTCATACTTGAATTAGCATCATCAGCTGATGTGGGTTTAGCGTTCTAGACTTCTAGTTGGCTTTTTACAACATTAGGGTTAGCCACTGCATAGACTTACTTGCATTTTGTGTCTCAGTTATGAACACCCATAGAGGCATTAGTTTATGCAACCGttatattaagttttttttttttttaaatccgTCATATTAAGTTAACAATATATAGATATACTATTCCCTTGAGTTCATACGTTTATAACCGTTTCATATCATAACAAATTTAACGGGCACATGATAATGATTGGAATAAAATTGTCAACAAAGTAAAACCtataatatctttttcttaaaaaattcaGATGAATATGCCAGAAGAGATAGTAATGCATGGAGATTGGAGGATTACTAATGCATGTTAAGTAACGAAAacacgaaaaaaaaattatagtcaTAGTATATGACAGtagaaactttttaaagtgCCGACAAAAAGCAATGGAGGCGTCGTTGGAATGTCTCGAATCCATTTAACCACGTAACTAATTAAGACACAGTAGACACTTAATGCGTTTTGccttatttataaatttattgttttaaaaactattttttttgtcagaaataaaagtataattattaaaaaaaatcgcCACACAATTGGATTACACAACTTCTTTAACattttacagaaaaaaaaacacatgttgGCTTCTAAAATCCATAAATACtcttaaacatttttttaataaagagttttgaaaaatttagGAAGTCTTCATGcgattttacaaaacttttcaaatcagaatttggtgttttggaataatttttaaagttatgctattttcttttaaaagaaaaacaaaagtagttttcataatttattcgatttatttatagtatttttatttattacatgtttaatttaaatttaaatattatatatatatataatattaaaagtatTAGTTTTCGTACGACCTTATGGATCTCTTATTATTgttgtattttattattttgattgtaCCATTTTTTTAGTGCTAAAACAGTTTGATCTCACAAAagtttgatttaaaatataactattgAAATGATATTTGATGATAATTATTCTCCTAAGTAACAGAACTAAAATATTGTCTATACAAGTTTCTTATATCCACCAGTTAAAAGGAGGGggaaaagatagaaaaaaggagaaaatgtTCTCAACGTCCACCATAGATAAACCTTAGTATATATGTGCTAGTCCACTTGACGCTATCTCTGTAGCTAAGTCGAACATAATCCATCTCGAACATACGATTCGTTCAGCAAATATCCATTATTGACCTGAcctatattttaatttaaatatatggaAAAGATCTCGTTGTTTAAGTATCTCAACTTAGATGAGGGATAGTTTAATTGAACAATTGTATAATGCATTGTCAAAATTCGGATTATGTGAATAcacaatataattaaaatattaaaataatgagtttcttatatattctGTACAAGTCAATTCAATTTGTAAATTACTATAATGTTTTATACTGAAGATCGTATTAATGGAAAACATATGGACAATaaccttttaacaaaaaacaacaaccatATAGACCAAATCAAAAGggtcatatattattatataattattaggAATGGTAGGTTTAAGACACTCAAAATTAATCGACAGTGTCTTTCATAACAATACTCTAAGGTTCTAGCATATACTTATCGGATTTTGATCGAACTTCGATCTCATTAGCTCTAACAATggaatttaaattataaatgtttttctttgtgtgtgaagaaattaaaaatgtttatctCGAATctttaaataagaataaaaagtAATACTAAAGTCTAaaggacaagaaaaaagaaaacacaagttGTTCATCAGAGAATCGTCAGCAACAGAAAGTGAGCATAGGAAGCCGAGGATAATAAAGCGATTCCAAGCCACACgaatctttgtttcttaaaatGACAAATTAAGTAagtttcaaacaaacaaacaaaaaacaaaaaatgtacctttaacaaaacaaaaaatgtaagtTGACgctaatttatttgtttgatccACAGAAAATGGTCCAGGAATCTAATCGGACGGTAGATATATCACACTAGAGAACTTCCTCGAGATTAACAGCTTTACGATAAAAAGTTGAGCTTCAGAATCAGAGTGGCAGATTTAGTTAACGGTCGTTAAATACGGCTACGGGCATATGCTTCGGCTGTCAgttacttttcatttttcaccAATTTTGCCCCTTCCGCATACTCCATGCATGCATGAGGATTGGGAAAGTGGTTGTCTG
This sequence is a window from Arabidopsis thaliana chromosome 1 sequence. Protein-coding genes within it:
- the SDG35 gene encoding SET domain protein 35 (SET domain protein 35 (SDG35); FUNCTIONS IN: binding; INVOLVED IN: biological_process unknown; EXPRESSED IN: 21 plant structures; EXPRESSED DURING: 12 growth stages; CONTAINS InterPro DOMAIN/s: SET domain (InterPro:IPR001214), Tetratricopeptide-like helical (InterPro:IPR011990), Tetratricopeptide repeat-containing (InterPro:IPR013026), Tetratricopeptide repeat (InterPro:IPR019734); BEST Arabidopsis thaliana protein match is: SET domain group 37 (TAIR:AT2G17900.1); Has 30201 Blast hits to 17322 proteins in 780 species: Archae - 12; Bacteria - 1396; Metazoa - 17338; Fungi - 3422; Plants - 5037; Viruses - 0; Other Eukaryotes - 2996 (source: NCBI BLink).), producing the protein MRGEQFELEEDRDGPLELLQSLRSKATELLLREEWEESIKVYTEFIDLSRRQVSSTGGSDPDPDSIAKLRKSLCLALCNRAEARARLRDFLEAMRDCDQALEIEKTHFKTLLCKGKVLLGLSKYSLALECFKTALLDPQASDNLETVTVYIEKCKKLEFQAKTGAFDLSDWILSEFRGKCPELAEFIGSIEIKKSELSGRGLFATKNIVAGTLVLVTKAVAIERGILGNGECGEKAQLIMWKNFVEEVTESVRKCGRTRRVVSALSTGQGEDSLEIPEIALFRPDEAFETCGDWKQSLDTEKLLSILDVNSLVEDAVSGKVMGKNKEYYGVGLWTLASFINHSCIPNARRLHVGDYVIVHASRDIKTGEEISFAYFDVLSPLEKRKEMAESWGFCCGCSRCKFESVLYATNQEVREFEMGLERGVDAGNAVYMVEEGMKRWKVKGKDKGLLRASYWGVYDEIYNSERLMKRWGRKIPTMEVVVDSVSDVVGSDERLMKMAVEGMMKKHGGFSNIVEMEKIMKLGKGVYGKVVSKKKAMKTLLGIE
- a CDS encoding uncharacterized protein (unknown protein; Has 44 Blast hits to 44 proteins in 16 species: Archae - 0; Bacteria - 0; Metazoa - 0; Fungi - 0; Plants - 44; Viruses - 0; Other Eukaryotes - 0 (source: NCBI BLink).), which produces MSWMKGDLLSKTRRLVGGLATREPVWLKAMEASPPPVFPRSNGKIQKIVLPEDPYVRKFANKHPGTKIDDPAKISAFIPDQARVYGCRVLELKEHGISEGDAMSVANMEYLSERKEMKKAYKRLKELAVMQDKDPPPKPYPSAKKGLITQSKTSAKDRFQTPSVRRLVNQLKNEKDVLLQDRTGGSANQDNWIDE
- a CDS encoding Ribosomal L32p protein family (Ribosomal L32p protein family; FUNCTIONS IN: structural constituent of ribosome; INVOLVED IN: translation; LOCATED IN: large ribosomal subunit; EXPRESSED IN: 21 plant structures; EXPRESSED DURING: 13 growth stages; CONTAINS InterPro DOMAIN/s: Ribosomal protein L32p (InterPro:IPR002677); BEST Arabidopsis thaliana protein match is: Ribosomal L32p protein family (TAIR:AT1G69485.1); Has 123 Blast hits to 123 proteins in 51 species: Archae - 0; Bacteria - 41; Metazoa - 0; Fungi - 21; Plants - 49; Viruses - 0; Other Eukaryotes - 12 (source: NCBI BLink).); amino-acid sequence: MALRLTSLKRAAVESCRILETRSLSHVAAMPSPLNGAFDRPISMPPLVLPEFDQNQPGLIEEKSFGFGLPSFAFNGSMELMAVPKKKISKHKRGIRNGPKALKPVPVIIRCRSCGRVKLPHFFCCSGERLNPTE
- a CDS encoding Arabinanase/levansucrase/invertase (Arabinanase/levansucrase/invertase; FUNCTIONS IN: molecular_function unknown; INVOLVED IN: biological_process unknown; LOCATED IN: chloroplast; Has 30201 Blast hits to 17322 proteins in 780 species: Archae - 12; Bacteria - 1396; Metazoa - 17338; Fungi - 3422; Plants - 5037; Viruses - 0; Other Eukaryotes - 2996 (source: NCBI BLink).), which produces MEATAVNPSIVTASRTVQPYRRLSTLSLRFPTYRNKRVSPFTLTITRCSTTKSREAGQDSSISLKRGLVFDLGVSKDSWHSEEIGSPVVKRFLSDNEERWYMWYHGSSKQNPVSDSIGLAVSNNGIHWERGNGKVESSEDVGLVMSCGEDWWGFDTASVRPGEVVIMSSSKVRANSSVYWMYYTGYTKETVEFQSQDFTSVLGNPERFHLCDENAEKSRVYYRSLPGLAISQDGRHWARIEGEHHSGALFDVGSEKDWDFLYIASPHVVFHGDGDLRMYYHSFDEKTGEFCIGMARSRDGIKWLKLGKILGGRKSEKDGLGFFDELGGRYPCVTRNKRDESYVMAYEGVDRTGKTSIGFAVSKDGIKDWKRVQDEEAVIAVGEGGAWDNEGVGCPYLIEMDGDSDHQWRLYYRGVGNGGRTGIGLAVSQGNVITSFTKQTGIHL
- a CDS encoding uncharacterized protein (unknown protein; FUNCTIONS IN: molecular_function unknown; INVOLVED IN: biological_process unknown; LOCATED IN: endomembrane system; Has 15 Blast hits to 15 proteins in 2 species: Archae - 0; Bacteria - 0; Metazoa - 0; Fungi - 0; Plants - 15; Viruses - 0; Other Eukaryotes - 0 (source: NCBI BLink).), whose product is MLRLCLCSIRFGPQENILKCLFCFFEQFIFPKFLLVSGMDDQDLSVLQGFTSRLIVPFAFVVEFVTFGVTMNAIKQEVVKLVLVCRSLMCSFFDLYLIYHSFNHFLVTFLAIVAFFLCISFVMDVFSSLVLEVAVTL